From the Alkalibacter rhizosphaerae genome, one window contains:
- a CDS encoding DUF362 domain-containing protein: MKEKVVLLKNQGYNVDRIEEKLREGFDLLGGDAYVRQLIPTGAKVLLKPNLLSVEDMDSPVVTNHVFFESVIRVLKDYTDQLTFGDSPGFGTSQRAAQKAGLMEVAKRYGVAFDDFTDKVTVQLHDSLLVKNWEVARVSYESDVLISLPKLKTHGMMYFTGAVKNQFGCVPGTQKALWHARMNNSRNFAKMLLDLNQVVQTKFAIMDAIVAMEGNGPKSGTPRAMDAILMGPSITAVDSVALQLIGYADPTEVPQYDVVRETGWGPVLPQDIQVVGEDLETMKVDDFQKIRGTKEIFGNLDSLKLVKNFIAPYPKLTWEKCISCNRCEEVCPERPKVITMTEKQGKMVPVFDRKTCIRCFCCQELCPVGALEVGETLLGKLLYR, translated from the coding sequence ATGAAAGAAAAAGTGGTATTGCTGAAAAATCAAGGATACAACGTAGACAGGATCGAAGAAAAACTGCGGGAAGGCTTTGACCTGCTTGGAGGGGACGCCTATGTCCGACAGCTGATCCCGACGGGAGCGAAGGTCTTGCTCAAACCCAATCTTCTCTCTGTTGAGGACATGGACAGTCCTGTGGTCACCAACCATGTATTTTTTGAAAGCGTGATCCGGGTGTTGAAAGACTATACGGATCAACTGACTTTCGGAGACTCCCCCGGATTCGGTACTTCCCAGCGGGCGGCCCAAAAGGCAGGCCTCATGGAAGTGGCTAAGCGCTACGGGGTGGCCTTCGACGATTTTACGGACAAAGTAACGGTGCAGCTCCATGATTCCCTGCTGGTGAAGAACTGGGAAGTGGCCCGAGTCTCTTATGAAAGCGACGTGCTCATCAGTCTGCCCAAATTGAAGACCCATGGGATGATGTATTTCACCGGTGCGGTGAAAAACCAGTTCGGGTGTGTGCCCGGCACCCAAAAGGCCTTGTGGCACGCCCGAATGAACAACAGCCGGAATTTTGCCAAGATGCTACTGGACCTGAACCAGGTGGTCCAAACCAAGTTTGCCATCATGGACGCCATCGTCGCCATGGAAGGCAACGGTCCCAAAAGCGGAACGCCCCGGGCCATGGATGCCATCCTGATGGGTCCTTCCATTACGGCGGTGGATTCGGTGGCTCTGCAGTTGATCGGTTATGCAGATCCGACGGAGGTCCCCCAATACGACGTTGTCCGGGAAACAGGATGGGGCCCGGTATTGCCCCAGGACATCCAGGTGGTGGGCGAGGATCTGGAAACCATGAAAGTGGATGATTTTCAGAAGATCCGGGGGACCAAAGAGATCTTCGGCAATCTGGATTCCCTGAAGCTGGTGAAAAACTTCATCGCCCCTTATCCCAAGCTGACCTGGGAGAAGTGCATCAGCTGCAACCGCTGCGAGGAAGTGTGTCCGGAACGGCCAAAAGTCATCACCATGACGGAAAAACAGGGGAAGATGGTCCCCGTTTTCGATCGAAAGACCTGTATCCGTTGCTTTTGCTGCCAGGAACTCTGCCCGGTGGGGGCTTTGGAAGTGGGAGAGACCCTGTTGGGGAAATTGCTCTACCGGTAA
- a CDS encoding deoxyribonuclease IV, producing MLKIGCHLSIAKGYTKAGEDALAIGANTFQYFTRNPRGGNAKALDEKDLATFSRLFEENGFAPLFAHAPYTMNLCSDKEEVREFALRVFQEDLERLRRLPPSYYIFHPGSHVGQGVDKGIEYIVDALNKSIGADNEVPILLEGMSGKGSEVGGRLEELRDIIQGIRHNRQLGILVDSCHLYSAGYDVVSDLDGILENIDKTVGLDRLKGIHLNDSKVAFASNKDRHEVLGEGTIGKEAIVRIINHPKLRHLIFNLETPNELEGYREEIAYLRKNYVEEAS from the coding sequence ATGCTGAAGATCGGATGTCATTTGTCCATTGCAAAAGGATACACCAAGGCGGGAGAGGACGCCCTGGCCATCGGGGCCAACACCTTCCAATATTTCACCAGAAACCCCAGAGGGGGCAATGCCAAGGCTCTGGACGAAAAGGACCTGGCAACCTTTTCCCGTTTGTTTGAGGAAAACGGCTTTGCCCCCCTCTTCGCCCATGCACCCTATACCATGAACCTGTGCTCCGACAAGGAGGAGGTCCGGGAATTTGCCCTTCGAGTTTTCCAGGAAGACCTGGAGCGCCTTCGCCGGCTGCCTCCTTCCTATTATATTTTTCATCCGGGAAGTCATGTGGGCCAGGGGGTGGACAAGGGGATCGAATACATCGTGGACGCCCTGAACAAAAGCATCGGAGCGGACAATGAGGTACCCATCCTTTTGGAAGGGATGAGCGGCAAGGGATCGGAAGTGGGTGGACGGCTGGAAGAATTGAGAGACATCATCCAGGGGATCCGTCACAACAGGCAGTTGGGGATCCTGGTGGACAGTTGCCACTTGTATTCCGCCGGGTACGATGTGGTGTCGGACCTGGACGGGATCCTGGAGAACATCGATAAGACCGTCGGTCTGGACCGGCTCAAAGGCATCCATCTCAACGACAGCAAGGTGGCCTTCGCCTCCAACAAGGACCGCCATGAAGTTCTGGGAGAAGGGACCATCGGCAAGGAAGCCATCGTCCGGATCATCAACCATCCAAAACTTCGCCATTTGATTTTCAACCTGGAGACCCCCAACGAGCTGGAAGGATACCGGGAAGAGATCGCCTATTTGCGAAAAAACTATGTAGAGGAAGCGTCGTAA
- a CDS encoding nitric oxide reductase activation-like protein, which produces MDWIYSDYEKSTRLKNILWTVSEDYSEDLERLEEYADLSHDLGLYYAAKSGARKKYIQWNLVKGYLNYRIHRGANGDVLIDLAQICCDVAVESKLVQERPGMVEIREAGYRDLLENFLLSKNKTLMDKVKYLVFLRQTGKSVQMDRMVVQIVDEIEEVHETMDTVEILQKVEDIYVKHFEGNRDNVDFLYEDKEQTVEYLEQYANDMDHRGDAYKDFMAEEYYDDVISDAVERISSTLVVESMGETNPSEKEARDNRVISIDEEMASKIYDQISYYHGKSFLKPEEVKAMESKICRQSHEGCRVHFTDGVLRAGVENSFQIKYVEKQKENNLHHFNKFSQIHKRNVLKLKETIIRTLTMETEVSTIPSSYGEIVPSKLWKVGRVADLKVFNKVLKNEKGGYVVDIFLDGSGSQRSRQGNVAAQGYIISQALTLAGIPNRVMSFSSFLDYTILRRFRDYDSPESDNRNIFEYYATGNNRDGLAIRAVCRDLFRRPEEHKILIILSDGKPNDIKIAKTSTIRGETSYKGMKAIKDTALEVRKARKNGALVLGVFTGKEEDLYAEKYIYGKDFIYTREVDRFADIVGVYLKRIIQNYE; this is translated from the coding sequence ATGGATTGGATCTACAGCGATTATGAAAAGTCCACGCGACTGAAAAACATCTTGTGGACGGTCAGTGAAGACTACAGCGAAGATCTGGAACGGTTGGAGGAGTACGCAGACCTTTCCCACGATCTTGGCCTGTACTATGCGGCCAAATCCGGGGCCAGAAAAAAATACATCCAGTGGAATTTGGTGAAAGGCTATCTGAATTACCGGATCCATCGGGGTGCCAATGGGGATGTCCTCATCGACCTTGCCCAGATCTGCTGCGACGTGGCCGTGGAGTCCAAACTGGTTCAGGAGCGTCCGGGGATGGTGGAGATCCGGGAAGCGGGGTATCGGGACCTTCTGGAGAATTTTCTTCTGTCCAAGAACAAGACCCTCATGGACAAGGTGAAATACCTGGTGTTTTTGCGACAAACGGGAAAGAGCGTCCAGATGGATCGAATGGTGGTCCAGATCGTGGACGAGATCGAAGAGGTCCATGAAACCATGGATACGGTGGAGATCCTTCAAAAGGTGGAAGACATTTATGTGAAACACTTTGAAGGAAATCGGGACAACGTGGATTTTCTATACGAAGACAAGGAACAGACCGTGGAATATCTGGAGCAATATGCCAACGACATGGACCATCGGGGAGACGCCTACAAGGATTTCATGGCGGAAGAATACTACGATGATGTCATTTCCGATGCCGTAGAGAGGATCTCTTCCACCCTGGTGGTGGAATCCATGGGCGAAACCAATCCCTCGGAAAAGGAGGCCCGGGACAACCGGGTGATCTCCATCGACGAGGAGATGGCCAGCAAGATCTACGACCAGATCTCCTATTACCATGGCAAGAGCTTTCTCAAACCGGAAGAGGTAAAGGCCATGGAATCCAAGATCTGCCGCCAGTCCCACGAAGGTTGCCGGGTCCACTTTACAGACGGAGTACTCCGGGCCGGTGTGGAGAATTCCTTTCAAATCAAGTATGTGGAAAAACAGAAGGAGAACAACCTTCATCATTTCAACAAATTCAGCCAGATCCACAAGCGCAACGTGTTGAAGCTGAAAGAGACCATCATCCGCACCTTGACCATGGAAACGGAAGTAAGCACCATCCCCAGCAGCTATGGGGAGATCGTGCCCTCCAAACTTTGGAAAGTAGGCCGGGTGGCAGACTTGAAGGTCTTCAACAAGGTGCTGAAAAACGAAAAAGGCGGATACGTGGTGGACATCTTTCTCGACGGCAGCGGATCCCAGCGAAGCCGCCAGGGAAACGTGGCCGCCCAGGGATACATCATCTCTCAAGCCCTGACCCTGGCGGGGATCCCCAATCGGGTCATGAGCTTTTCCAGCTTTCTGGATTACACCATCCTTCGGCGGTTTCGGGATTACGACAGCCCGGAATCGGACAACCGAAACATCTTCGAGTATTACGCCACAGGGAACAACCGGGACGGCCTGGCCATACGGGCCGTATGCAGGGACCTGTTCCGACGGCCGGAAGAACACAAGATCCTGATCATCCTTAGCGACGGGAAACCCAACGACATCAAGATCGCCAAGACCAGCACCATCCGGGGGGAGACTTCCTACAAGGGGATGAAGGCCATCAAGGACACGGCCCTGGAAGTGCGGAAAGCCAGGAAAAATGGCGCCCTGGTATTGGGTGTCTTTACCGGAAAAGAGGAAGACCTGTACGCAGAGAAGTACATATACGGCAAGGACTTCATTTACACGCGAGAGGTGGACCGCTTCGCAGACATCGTTGGCGTCTATCTGAAGCGGATCATCCAGAACTACGAGTAG
- a CDS encoding AAA family ATPase, producing MNLREFLLDQGIKEGLLEEVDRFREFYALEGNLALRVPEPAGYFFGKDIWEMCITAILEGEHILLSGPKATGKNLLADNICALFGRPQWNVSFHVNTDSASLIGTDTFIDNRVQLRKGAVYECAIHGGFGVFDEINMAKNDAIVVLHSALDYRKMIDIPGYEKIKLHEATRFIGTMNYEYAGTKELNEALVSRFLVVDIPQVEKNKLMLILEGYFPEADVDKLSQFAGLFLDLQIKSENGEISTKAVDLRGMISCIKTIRRGLQPKLAVGMGVTGKTFDEYEKEIVGDVIRTRIPESWTSEDVFPGK from the coding sequence ATGAATCTGCGCGAGTTTTTATTGGATCAGGGAATTAAAGAAGGTTTGCTGGAAGAAGTGGACCGATTTCGTGAATTCTATGCCTTGGAAGGGAACCTGGCACTGCGGGTGCCTGAACCTGCCGGATACTTTTTTGGAAAGGACATCTGGGAAATGTGCATCACCGCCATTTTGGAAGGGGAGCACATCCTGCTTTCCGGACCCAAGGCCACCGGGAAAAACCTGCTGGCGGACAACATTTGCGCCCTGTTCGGCAGACCCCAGTGGAACGTCAGCTTTCATGTGAACACGGACAGCGCCAGCCTCATCGGCACGGACACCTTCATCGACAACCGGGTGCAGCTGCGAAAAGGCGCGGTATACGAATGCGCCATCCACGGAGGGTTCGGCGTATTCGACGAGATCAACATGGCCAAAAACGATGCCATCGTGGTACTTCACTCCGCCTTGGATTATCGAAAGATGATCGACATCCCCGGCTATGAAAAGATCAAGCTCCACGAAGCCACCCGGTTCATCGGTACCATGAACTACGAGTATGCCGGTACCAAGGAGCTCAACGAAGCCCTGGTCAGCCGGTTTTTGGTGGTGGACATCCCCCAGGTGGAAAAAAACAAGTTGATGCTGATACTGGAAGGGTATTTTCCGGAAGCGGACGTGGACAAGCTGAGCCAGTTCGCCGGGTTGTTTTTGGATCTGCAGATCAAATCGGAAAACGGGGAGATCTCCACAAAAGCAGTGGACCTGCGGGGGATGATCTCCTGCATCAAGACCATTCGCCGGGGACTTCAGCCCAAACTGGCTGTTGGCATGGGAGTAACGGGAAAGACATTTGACGAGTACGAGAAAGAGATCGTGGGGGATGTGATCCGAACCAGGATCCCCGAATCTTGGACCAGCGAAGACGTATTTCCCGGGAAATAG
- a CDS encoding TetR/AcrR family transcriptional regulator, with the protein MEGSGYVGTNKKGEQTKEYIFGIAKQLFYDIGYKKTTLSKISETAQVPIGLIPYHFTNKDNIVTLIYSEYMDTIRQRLSAYEHLAMDNAILYHGVLSRIYYHIILSDDHNKRFYHDVLMKKSHYKILNSLIREVYKDYISDFDIHIDKDDFDDVVLADFGARREFILHHLESGQPLDIQKMVTFANGIVPRLMKMDSALIDEILETSLELFYKVDFDDIRFLV; encoded by the coding sequence ATGGAAGGATCTGGTTACGTGGGCACCAATAAAAAAGGGGAACAGACAAAAGAATACATTTTCGGCATCGCCAAGCAATTGTTTTACGACATCGGATATAAAAAAACCACCTTGTCCAAAATATCGGAGACGGCCCAAGTGCCCATCGGATTGATCCCATATCATTTTACCAACAAGGACAACATCGTCACTTTGATCTACAGCGAATACATGGATACGATCCGACAACGCCTCTCCGCCTATGAACATCTGGCCATGGACAACGCCATTTTGTATCACGGGGTCCTGTCCAGGATCTACTACCACATCATTTTATCCGACGACCACAACAAGCGTTTTTACCACGATGTGCTGATGAAAAAATCTCATTACAAGATCTTGAACAGCCTGATCCGGGAAGTATATAAAGATTATATCTCCGATTTTGACATCCACATCGATAAAGACGATTTTGACGACGTGGTCCTGGCCGATTTCGGCGCCAGGAGGGAATTTATACTGCACCACCTGGAAAGCGGCCAACCCCTGGACATCCAGAAGATGGTCACCTTCGCCAACGGCATCGTGCCCAGACTCATGAAAATGGATTCCGCCCTGATAGACGAGATCCTGGAGACCTCTTTGGAGCTCTTCTACAAGGTGGATTTTGACGATATACGATTTTTGGTCTGA
- a CDS encoding MetQ/NlpA family ABC transporter substrate-binding protein, whose translation MKKKGVLLLAVVLLISLAFAGCGSDNGNGDGNDAGGDMVPMKIGATPVPHYEILEFVKPLLAEEGIELEIQEFTDYVLPNMALENEELDANFFQHVPYLEDFNEKNDTDLSAIIPVHFEPLGLYPGQTATLEEIQDGDKIAVPNDTTNEARALLLLQSAGLIEVDANAGLQATIRDITSNPKNLEIVELEAAQIPRALPDVNFGVINGNYAIEAGLSAGEDALASEDKDSLAAQTFANVIVTRTGDDREMFDVLKNILQSEAVREFLEDKYGGAVVPMF comes from the coding sequence ATGAAGAAAAAAGGAGTATTGTTATTGGCAGTAGTGCTGTTGATCAGCCTGGCCTTTGCCGGCTGCGGCAGCGACAATGGAAATGGAGACGGGAACGACGCCGGTGGAGACATGGTGCCCATGAAGATCGGCGCAACACCGGTCCCCCACTATGAGATCCTGGAGTTCGTCAAACCATTGTTGGCGGAAGAAGGGATCGAGCTGGAGATCCAGGAATTTACGGACTATGTGCTTCCCAACATGGCCCTGGAGAACGAAGAACTGGATGCGAACTTTTTCCAGCACGTTCCGTACCTGGAAGATTTCAATGAGAAAAACGACACGGACCTGAGCGCCATCATTCCGGTCCACTTTGAGCCCTTGGGCCTGTATCCGGGACAGACAGCCACCCTGGAAGAGATCCAGGACGGGGACAAGATCGCCGTGCCCAACGACACCACCAACGAAGCGAGAGCCCTCTTGCTGCTCCAGTCGGCGGGATTGATCGAAGTGGATGCCAATGCAGGCCTGCAAGCCACCATTCGGGACATTACCAGCAACCCGAAAAATCTGGAGATCGTGGAGCTGGAGGCAGCACAGATCCCAAGAGCGTTGCCGGATGTGAACTTTGGTGTCATCAACGGAAACTACGCCATTGAAGCCGGCCTCAGCGCCGGAGAGGACGCATTGGCGTCGGAAGACAAGGACTCCCTGGCAGCACAGACTTTTGCCAACGTCATCGTCACCCGTACAGGAGACGACCGGGAGATGTTCGATGTATTGAAGAACATCCTTCAGTCGGAGGCAGTTCGGGAATTCCTGGAGGACAAGTACGGCGGAGCCGTCGTTCCCATGTTCTAA
- a CDS encoding methionine ABC transporter permease yields the protein MDVIAEFGDILAKGTLDTLYMVFAATLIAYIFGLPLGIALVVTEDNHILPASHFNRALGTVVNVTRSVPFLILMIALIPFTRAIMGTAIGVNASIVPLVIGATPFVARLVEGSMKELNKGIIEAATSMGCSKFEIIYKVMIPESLPSLILGASLTTITLVGYSAMAGVIGGGGLGDIAIRYGYYRYESDLMVVTILLLIIIVQVIQGIGNRLSKRINRLN from the coding sequence ATGGACGTCATCGCAGAATTTGGAGACATACTGGCGAAAGGGACCCTGGATACCCTGTACATGGTCTTTGCCGCCACACTGATCGCTTATATCTTCGGCCTTCCCCTGGGGATCGCCCTGGTGGTGACGGAGGACAACCACATCCTGCCGGCCAGCCACTTTAACCGGGCCCTGGGCACGGTGGTGAATGTGACCCGATCCGTACCGTTCTTGATCCTCATGATCGCATTGATCCCTTTTACCAGGGCCATCATGGGGACGGCCATCGGGGTGAACGCATCCATCGTCCCCCTGGTCATTGGAGCAACACCTTTTGTTGCGCGACTGGTGGAGGGATCCATGAAGGAACTGAACAAGGGGATCATCGAAGCGGCCACCTCCATGGGGTGTTCCAAATTTGAGATCATCTACAAGGTCATGATCCCGGAGAGTTTGCCATCCCTGATTTTAGGAGCATCTCTGACCACCATCACCCTGGTGGGGTATTCCGCCATGGCCGGCGTTATCGGCGGCGGCGGTCTGGGAGACATCGCCATCCGGTATGGATATTATCGCTATGAATCGGACTTGATGGTCGTCACCATCTTGCTTCTCATCATCATCGTGCAAGTGATCCAAGGCATTGGGAACCGATTGTCCAAACGGATCAATCGATTAAATTAA
- a CDS encoding RrF2 family transcriptional regulator, whose amino-acid sequence MKISTKGRYGLRAMIDLAIYSSNGHQALGQIAQRQNVSEIYLEQVFSALRKNNMVQSVKGAQGGYLLAVDPKDVTAGDILRVLEGDVSIIDYGNEDVGAEHSKLTTCINDMVWRRIDANIRDLVDGITLEEMVEDYKKKLGLHAPMYYI is encoded by the coding sequence GTGAAGATTTCGACCAAGGGTCGGTACGGCCTTCGAGCCATGATCGATCTGGCCATATACAGCAGCAACGGACATCAGGCACTGGGGCAGATCGCCCAGCGGCAGAACGTTTCTGAAATCTATCTGGAGCAAGTGTTTTCCGCTCTTCGCAAAAACAACATGGTCCAAAGCGTCAAGGGGGCCCAGGGCGGGTATCTGCTGGCTGTGGATCCCAAAGATGTGACCGCCGGCGACATTCTGCGGGTCCTGGAGGGGGACGTCTCCATCATCGACTACGGCAACGAAGATGTAGGAGCGGAACATAGCAAATTGACGACCTGCATCAACGACATGGTATGGCGGCGGATCGATGCCAACATACGGGACCTGGTGGATGGCATCACACTGGAAGAAATGGTGGAAGACTACAAGAAGAAATTGGGTCTCCACGCTCCCATGTACTATATTTGA
- a CDS encoding RrF2 family transcriptional regulator gives MKISTKGRYALEAVVDLAHNSKEELESLKNVAQRLGKSKNYLEQLFVQLRKAGVVVSVRGAQGGYRLAKNPEDFTVGDIVRPVEGSLLPVHCLEDDGKCPNKEVCPTMQVWGKVGMEINRVMDQITLQDLLVCYEGSMTDVELEYYI, from the coding sequence ATGAAGATTTCTACGAAGGGCCGATATGCGCTGGAAGCAGTGGTGGATCTGGCTCACAACAGCAAGGAAGAATTGGAAAGTTTAAAAAATGTGGCCCAACGGTTGGGCAAATCGAAAAATTACCTGGAGCAGCTGTTTGTACAGCTTCGAAAAGCCGGCGTGGTGGTAAGCGTTCGGGGGGCCCAGGGCGGGTACCGCCTTGCCAAAAATCCCGAAGACTTCACTGTTGGCGACATCGTACGCCCAGTGGAAGGGTCTTTGTTGCCGGTCCACTGTCTGGAAGACGACGGCAAATGTCCCAATAAGGAAGTATGTCCCACCATGCAGGTTTGGGGCAAAGTGGGCATGGAGATCAACCGGGTGATGGACCAGATCACCCTGCAGGATCTGCTTGTTTGCTATGAAGGGTCCATGACCGACGTGGAATTGGAGTATTATATTTAA
- a CDS encoding uroporphyrinogen decarboxylase family protein — protein MTMDVKTSEYKTKLFTDIYTGQKPDRVPEKLGVNACAALELAGYDLRTAQYGVTKVLDATDQLNGTYDTDNLIGTWPGTPWLGKFTGSRTNVMGADGFIQHPNVHGMEEDEYDQLLADPLKFIWETVIPRVFTEFDAPPMKAAFAMAKTIKASDEINGKLVRGNIGLIEKHQKSRLPGLSGICRAPFDYFADYLRSFTGSLIDIRRKPQQVLEAVELITPLMIKGGTPRNIENPNRTNRIFFALHMPTYMREKDFAKFWWPTFKETVWGVYNAGFGVNIFCEENWMHILDYLNELPPGCELQFEYGDPKVIKEKVGDRHIISGLFPVNLLKKGTKEEVCDKAKEYMDILAVDGGYTFNFDKSILRAAQINWDNFQPLLDTVHNYGKY, from the coding sequence ATGACAATGGATGTAAAGACCAGCGAATACAAAACCAAGCTTTTTACGGACATCTATACCGGTCAAAAGCCGGACCGGGTGCCGGAAAAGCTGGGAGTCAATGCCTGTGCTGCATTGGAATTGGCAGGCTACGACCTGCGAACAGCCCAGTACGGGGTGACAAAAGTACTGGATGCAACGGATCAACTCAACGGGACCTACGATACGGACAACCTGATCGGGACCTGGCCCGGTACGCCTTGGTTGGGCAAATTTACGGGAAGCAGGACCAATGTCATGGGAGCGGATGGGTTCATCCAGCACCCCAATGTCCACGGCATGGAAGAGGACGAGTATGACCAGCTCTTGGCGGATCCCCTGAAATTCATATGGGAGACGGTCATTCCCAGGGTGTTTACGGAATTCGACGCTCCACCCATGAAAGCGGCCTTTGCCATGGCAAAGACCATCAAAGCCTCCGACGAGATCAACGGCAAGCTGGTCCGGGGAAACATCGGACTGATCGAAAAACACCAGAAATCCAGATTGCCGGGCCTTTCCGGGATCTGCCGGGCTCCTTTCGATTATTTTGCAGATTACCTGCGATCCTTCACCGGATCCCTTATCGACATCCGGCGAAAGCCCCAGCAGGTGCTGGAGGCAGTGGAACTGATCACCCCCCTCATGATCAAGGGAGGAACGCCGCGAAACATCGAAAATCCAAACCGGACCAACCGAATCTTCTTCGCCCTCCACATGCCCACCTATATGAGGGAAAAGGATTTTGCCAAGTTCTGGTGGCCCACCTTTAAAGAAACGGTATGGGGCGTTTACAATGCCGGATTCGGCGTGAACATTTTCTGCGAAGAAAACTGGATGCACATCCTGGATTACCTCAACGAGCTGCCGCCGGGATGCGAGCTGCAGTTTGAATACGGCGACCCCAAAGTGATCAAGGAAAAAGTGGGGGACCGGCATATCATCTCCGGATTGTTCCCGGTGAACCTGCTGAAAAAAGGAACGAAAGAAGAAGTGTGCGACAAGGCCAAGGAATATATGGACATCCTGGCGGTGGATGGAGGCTATACCTTCAACTTCGACAAGTCCATCCTGCGGGCCGCACAGATCAATTGGGACAATTTCCAACCCCTGTTGGATACGGTCCACAACTACGGAAAGTACTAG